The following proteins are co-located in the Vicugna pacos chromosome 3, VicPac4, whole genome shotgun sequence genome:
- the ESM1 gene encoding endothelial cell-specific molecule 1 has product MKSLLLLATLLVPAHLAAAWSTKYAVDCPERCDSNECKSSLRCKRTVLDDCGCCRVCAAGLGETCYRTVSGMDGVKCGPGLRCQFYSEEDDFGDEFGICKDCPYGTFGMECKQTCDCQSGICDRVTGKCLKFPFFQYSVAKASNQRFVSHTEHDVASGDGNAVREELMKENAARSPVMKWLNPR; this is encoded by the exons ATGAAGAGCCTCTTGCTGCTGGCCACGCTCCTGGTCCCTGCGCACCTGGCGGCGGCCTGGAGCACCAAGTACGCGGTGGACTGCCCCGAGCGCTGTGACAGTAACGAGTGCAAAAGCAGCCTGCGCTGTAAGAGGACAGTGCTGGACGACTGTGGCTGCTGCCGCGTGTGCGCCGCGGGGCTGGGAGAAACTTGCTACCGCACGGTCTCAGGCATGGATGGCGTCAAGTGTGGCCCCGGGCTGAGGTGTCAGTTTTACAGTGAGGAGGATGATTTTGGTGACGAGTTTGGTATCTGCAAAG ACTGCCCATACGGCACCTTCGGGATGGAATGCAAACAGACTTGCGACTGTCAGTCGGGCATATGTGACAGGGTGACTGGCAAATGTCTGAAGTTTCCCTTCTTCCAATATTCAGTTGCCAAAGCGTCCAACCAGAGATTTGTTTCTCACACAG AGCATGATGTGGCCTCTGGAGACGGCAACGCTGTGAGAGAAGAACTCATGAAGGAGAATGCTGCCCGGTCTCCTGTAATGAAGTGGTTAAATCCACGCTGA